Proteins from one uncultured Cohaesibacter sp. genomic window:
- a CDS encoding SDR family oxidoreductase produces the protein MEPSENRTLLLTGASRGIGHATVKRFSDAGWRVFSCSRHAFSDKCPWPMGEENHIQVDLANPETIGEAIGVIKDRLKAHDCKLHALVNNAAISPKDEASQRLDTLQTPLDLWHKVFAVNFFAPIMLARGLVDELKAAQGSIVNVTSIAGMRVHPYAGAAYATSKAALASLTREMAADFGPYGIRVNAIAPGEIDTSILSPGTEKIVETIPMRRLGQPSEVADTIYYLCTEASSYVSGAEIHINGGQHV, from the coding sequence ATGGAGCCTTCCGAAAACAGAACCCTGCTGCTCACCGGCGCCAGCCGCGGCATCGGACACGCAACGGTCAAACGCTTTTCCGACGCAGGATGGCGGGTTTTCAGTTGCTCTCGTCATGCCTTCTCAGACAAGTGCCCTTGGCCGATGGGCGAAGAGAACCATATTCAGGTGGATCTGGCCAATCCGGAGACTATTGGCGAGGCCATTGGCGTGATCAAGGACCGACTGAAGGCCCATGATTGCAAGCTGCACGCGCTGGTCAACAATGCCGCCATCAGCCCCAAGGATGAGGCAAGCCAACGGCTTGACACGTTGCAGACACCGCTGGACCTCTGGCACAAGGTGTTTGCCGTCAACTTCTTTGCTCCCATCATGCTGGCCCGTGGCCTGGTCGATGAACTGAAGGCTGCTCAGGGGTCCATCGTCAATGTGACCAGTATCGCAGGCATGCGGGTGCACCCTTATGCGGGTGCTGCCTATGCCACTTCGAAAGCGGCACTTGCTTCTCTGACCAGGGAAATGGCCGCCGACTTCGGCCCGTACGGCATTCGCGTCAACGCCATCGCTCCGGGAGAAATAGACACCTCCATTCTTTCTCCGGGTACGGAAAAAATTGTTGAGACAATACCCATGCGGCGGCTAGGCCAGCCTTCAGAAGTGGCAGACACAATTTATTATCTCTGCACGGAGGCCAGCTCCTATGTTTCCGGCGCGGAAATCCATATCAATGGCGGCCAGCATGTCTGA
- a CDS encoding DUF2189 domain-containing protein yields MTDVAQDFSALSSTPGKPTDSHAEKPILQPLSIDDLSEALSLGLRDFRGSAAYGLFFGGFYALGGWFLFWMLSAYNMPYLVYPLASGFALIAPFVAAGLYEVSRRREEGLDIAPAQIFGAVFGERSKELRWMALITGFAFIIWIDIAIFLYVIFFGLHPVNPAALIDTILLTPQGAMFLLAGNLIGALLSLAVFSITAISFPMLLHKDVDFITAMITSIKCVMSNKKVMISWGIFIGFLMMICLASFLLGLVVILPLLGHATWHLYRRAVRFDEATPDLADQI; encoded by the coding sequence GTGACCGACGTTGCTCAGGATTTTTCAGCTTTATCGTCCACACCGGGCAAGCCGACAGACAGCCACGCCGAAAAGCCGATATTGCAGCCACTCAGCATCGATGATCTATCAGAAGCGCTCAGTTTAGGCTTGCGGGATTTTCGCGGTAGTGCCGCCTATGGTCTGTTCTTTGGTGGGTTTTATGCTCTGGGCGGCTGGTTTCTATTCTGGATGCTTTCCGCCTACAATATGCCCTATCTGGTTTATCCGCTGGCCTCTGGCTTTGCCCTCATTGCGCCATTTGTGGCGGCGGGCCTCTATGAAGTCAGTCGCCGCCGTGAAGAAGGGCTTGACATTGCCCCGGCCCAGATTTTCGGCGCCGTCTTTGGCGAACGCTCAAAAGAGCTTCGCTGGATGGCCCTGATCACCGGATTTGCCTTCATCATCTGGATCGACATCGCGATTTTCCTGTATGTGATCTTTTTCGGGCTGCATCCTGTCAATCCGGCCGCGTTGATTGATACGATCCTGCTGACACCTCAGGGAGCCATGTTTCTTCTGGCGGGCAATCTGATCGGGGCCCTGCTGAGCCTCGCGGTTTTCTCGATCACCGCGATTTCCTTTCCCATGCTGTTGCATAAGGACGTGGATTTCATCACCGCCATGATCACCTCGATCAAATGCGTTATGTCGAACAAGAAGGTGATGATCAGCTGGGGCATCTTCATCGGCTTTCTGATGATGATTTGCCTGGCCTCGTTCCTGCTCGGCCTGGTGGTCATTCTGCCGTTGCTCGGTCATGCCACATGGCATCTTTACCGGCGCGCAGTCCGTTTTGATGAAGCGACCCCGGATCTTGCCGATCAAATATAA
- a CDS encoding ABC transporter permease subunit, with translation MRFRPLHSTPMLTSLLMLGPVLAGLLGALLPAFGWLPVLGGDSLTLEPVRALLATPGLARSIALSLASGLLATLLAMLMVIGLLSAWSGTRLFRWMVRLISPLLSIPHAATALGFAFLLAPSGWIVRMISPELTGWSRPPDWFFPHDPYGLAMIAGLTIKELPFLLLVSLAALPQIEPRRTQNLVRSLGYGPMVGWLHAVWPRLYRQIRLPIFAVIAYASSVVDVALILGPTNPPPLAVQLVRWMSDPDLSMRFLASAGAILQLLVTLAALGIWWGGERMASRLLGCLVQSGLRFQRDEWARRLAASLSIAAVLLMLLSLGGLVLWSFAGFWRFPDAVPVSLSLNTWMRQGPMLMEPLYNAVLIGGLATVVGTVMTLAALEAQSRMGKRSGRSAMVILYLPLIVPQVAFLFGLQLILLTVNASYALWALVFGHLIFTLPYIFLSLSDQWHALDPRYMQMATALGRSAWAIFWRVRLPMLLRPILTAAAVGFAVSIGQYLPTLLIGGGRWETITTEAVALSAGGNRRLIGVYALMQMLLPFVGFFIATLIPTLFYKNRRGMTPADR, from the coding sequence ATGCGCTTTCGGCCCCTTCATAGTACCCCGATGCTGACCAGCCTGCTGATGCTTGGGCCGGTTCTGGCCGGATTGCTGGGCGCACTGTTGCCCGCCTTTGGCTGGTTGCCGGTGCTGGGGGGCGATAGCCTGACTTTGGAGCCCGTGCGGGCGCTTCTTGCGACACCGGGCCTTGCTCGCTCCATCGCACTTAGCTTGGCAAGCGGACTATTGGCGACCCTGTTGGCCATGCTGATGGTGATCGGCCTGCTCAGTGCATGGTCCGGCACACGGCTGTTTCGCTGGATGGTGCGGCTGATCTCGCCGCTGCTCTCCATTCCTCATGCAGCGACAGCGCTCGGATTTGCCTTTTTGCTGGCGCCCTCGGGCTGGATTGTGCGGATGATCTCTCCAGAGCTGACCGGCTGGAGCCGGCCGCCGGACTGGTTTTTCCCTCATGATCCTTATGGTCTTGCCATGATTGCGGGACTGACGATCAAGGAATTGCCGTTTTTGCTACTTGTCAGTCTTGCTGCTCTGCCACAGATTGAGCCGCGCCGGACGCAAAATCTTGTACGCAGTCTTGGCTATGGGCCTATGGTCGGCTGGTTGCATGCTGTCTGGCCGCGTCTCTATCGACAGATCCGCCTGCCGATCTTTGCCGTCATCGCTTATGCTTCGTCCGTCGTGGATGTCGCCCTCATTCTGGGGCCAACCAACCCGCCACCGCTGGCGGTGCAGCTGGTGCGCTGGATGAGTGACCCGGACCTCTCCATGCGTTTTCTGGCGTCCGCTGGTGCCATCCTGCAATTGCTTGTTACGCTGGCCGCGCTTGGAATCTGGTGGGGCGGAGAAAGGATGGCCAGCCGGCTGCTTGGCTGCCTTGTTCAATCCGGCTTGCGCTTTCAGCGAGACGAATGGGCCCGACGCCTTGCTGCATCGCTTAGTATCGCTGCCGTGTTGTTGATGCTGCTAAGCCTTGGGGGACTTGTGCTTTGGTCTTTTGCGGGTTTCTGGCGATTTCCCGATGCGGTTCCCGTCAGCCTTTCCCTTAATACATGGATGCGGCAGGGGCCGATGCTTATGGAGCCGCTTTATAACGCCGTGCTCATTGGTGGGCTGGCGACCGTTGTCGGCACTGTCATGACCCTTGCCGCGCTGGAAGCCCAAAGCCGCATGGGTAAACGATCTGGGCGCAGCGCCATGGTGATCCTCTATCTGCCACTGATCGTGCCACAGGTCGCCTTTCTGTTCGGATTGCAGTTGATCCTGCTGACCGTCAATGCCAGCTATGCACTCTGGGCGCTGGTGTTCGGCCACCTGATCTTCACCTTGCCCTATATCTTTTTGTCGCTGAGCGACCAGTGGCATGCCCTTGATCCGCGCTATATGCAGATGGCAACGGCCCTTGGCCGCAGCGCGTGGGCCATTTTCTGGCGGGTGCGCCTGCCTATGTTGCTTCGCCCGATTCTGACGGCGGCGGCTGTGGGCTTTGCTGTTTCTATCGGGCAGTATCTGCCAACGCTGCTGATCGGTGGCGGACGCTGGGAAACCATCACCACGGAAGCGGTGGCCTTGAGCGCGGGAGGCAACCGGCGTCTGATCGGCGTTTATGCCCTCATGCAGATGCTGCTTCCTTTTGTGGGATTTTTCATTGCCACACTGATCCCGACCCTGTTCTATAAAAACCGGCGTGGTATGACACCGGCCGACCGCTGA
- the bfr gene encoding bacterioferritin — protein sequence MKGNETVIEYLNKGLRSELTAVSQYWLHYRLLEDWGFSKMAAKWREESIEEMQHADKFIERILFLEGHPNLQMLDPLMIGQSIKEILESDLKGEVSARTLYKEGRDACNDAGDYISMKLFEELMADEEGHIDFLETQLNLLETLGKEKYAQLQAENAGAAED from the coding sequence ATGAAGGGCAACGAGACAGTAATTGAATATCTAAACAAGGGCTTGCGCAGCGAATTGACGGCAGTCAGCCAATATTGGCTGCATTACCGTCTGCTGGAAGACTGGGGCTTTTCGAAGATGGCGGCCAAATGGCGCGAGGAATCCATCGAGGAAATGCAGCATGCGGATAAATTCATCGAACGCATCCTGTTTCTGGAAGGGCACCCGAACCTGCAGATGCTTGACCCCCTGATGATCGGCCAGTCCATCAAGGAAATTCTTGAAAGCGACCTGAAGGGCGAAGTCTCTGCACGGACCCTCTATAAAGAAGGGCGCGACGCCTGCAACGATGCCGGCGACTATATCAGCATGAAGCTGTTTGAAGAGCTGATGGCAGATGAAGAGGGCCATATCGACTTCCTCGAAACCCAGCTCAATCTGCTCGAAACGCTCGGCAAGGAAAAATACGCCCAATTGCAGGCAGAAAATGCTGGCGCAGCTGAGGACTAA
- a CDS encoding efflux RND transporter permease subunit yields the protein MSRFDKDGKGGMVGFFVHHPNAANLLMIILLVAGLFALSRMNSQFFPTIDSDTIEISVSWSGASAEDVEANILEIIEPKVRFIDGIDKVTSYAREGSAFIILEFKQGVDMPQALRDVESAVDLINTLPDLADDPTVSYRQFRDDVARLILSGPFDEASLRGFAKEIRDDLIDRGIDTVDFTGLRDEEFFVGLSDYDMRRLGLTVQDIGSQIASNSRDLPSGNVQDGFEKQVRTLANEETPESLSDIKIISGIDGSSVALGDIARVERRLDPDQVRGIMRGESAIQLIVRRAPSADSLEASAIVNDYLKSIEGVFPPTLKITQYDALAEALVDRILLLVKNAASGIILVMVILALFLNLRTALWVTAGIPISMLASCVVLLALGQSINMMSLFSFIMMLGVIVDDAIVVGEETTTRYQAGDPGPVAAQGGGSRMLLPVTAASLTTVAAFGPILLIGGVIGQMMGVLPLVVIAVLTASFVECFFILPGHLAHSMTPSHNRNWSVRRVITIGLILLLPMVLFYGLSPEMVGKFGGATQSLWQWLHGLFAEGSMVALLVFIAVAAVISTLIEALHVRKLRRTDFRANHGRMSESAFRRKFDKGFNALRDGPFRKIVTLSYDWRYTTLALCIAAMTIMGGLVAGGRVGFVFFPSAEAETVTISMTFNVGILEEDAVKIAKRVDDVVYKTEQEIGKGEQLVIASFVTLGQSGRTTADNVASLRLRLTPSEQRTIRTPAFIRALNRNMPDMAGLKRASIRGQRGGPPGADLDIRLTDGSPEVLKRASLDLQERLSAYPGVSELDDNMPYGKPELTLALTPRGRSLGFTAQTVGEQVRDLIEGRTARKLAILDEEVEVRLKRLSHANVDSLRSLWLKSPQGTFVPLTEVVTISDRQGFSSIQRFDGKTTIAVTADVDAEVVTATELVAELDRTLMPQVASQYGIDYHFSGRNEERMDAFADLRIGLMIALAAIYIILAWIFASYTRPFAIMMIIPFGLVGAILGHYLLGFQLTILSLIGLLGLAGILVNDSIILVSRLDERIAHGQTIRHAAIGASCDRLRAVVLTSLTTVGGLAPMLFETSPQAQFLKPMAITIVFGLAVATLFVLFLVPSLFGVGGDIKRGLTFLLHGNKGAAEHSPAE from the coding sequence ATGAGCCGTTTTGACAAGGACGGCAAAGGGGGCATGGTTGGCTTTTTCGTGCATCACCCCAATGCCGCCAATCTGTTGATGATCATTCTGCTGGTGGCGGGCCTTTTTGCTCTGTCGCGCATGAACAGCCAGTTCTTCCCGACGATCGATTCAGACACCATCGAGATTTCCGTCAGTTGGTCTGGTGCCAGCGCCGAAGATGTAGAAGCCAACATTCTCGAGATTATCGAGCCCAAGGTGCGCTTCATCGATGGCATCGACAAGGTGACCTCCTATGCGCGGGAAGGCAGCGCCTTCATCATCCTTGAATTCAAGCAGGGCGTGGACATGCCGCAGGCCCTGCGGGATGTGGAATCGGCTGTTGATCTGATCAACACGTTGCCTGATCTTGCCGATGATCCAACGGTTTCCTATCGCCAGTTCCGCGATGATGTGGCCCGGCTGATCCTGTCCGGTCCCTTTGATGAAGCTTCGCTCCGGGGATTTGCCAAGGAGATCCGTGATGATCTCATAGACAGGGGCATCGATACGGTCGATTTCACCGGCTTGCGCGATGAGGAATTCTTCGTCGGGCTTTCCGATTATGACATGCGTCGCCTCGGGCTGACCGTGCAGGATATCGGTAGCCAGATCGCTTCCAACAGCCGCGATCTACCCTCAGGCAACGTGCAGGATGGCTTCGAGAAGCAGGTTCGTACGCTGGCCAATGAAGAGACTCCGGAGAGCCTCTCAGATATCAAGATCATCTCAGGCATTGATGGCTCCAGCGTGGCTCTGGGCGATATTGCCCGTGTCGAACGGCGGCTGGACCCGGATCAAGTACGCGGCATCATGCGCGGGGAATCCGCGATCCAGCTGATCGTGCGGCGTGCTCCGTCTGCGGACTCGCTCGAAGCTTCGGCCATCGTCAACGATTATCTTAAATCCATCGAAGGCGTTTTCCCGCCGACGCTGAAAATCACCCAATATGATGCCTTGGCCGAAGCGCTGGTGGATCGCATCCTGCTGCTGGTCAAGAATGCTGCTTCGGGCATCATTCTGGTGATGGTTATCCTGGCACTGTTCCTCAATCTGCGCACGGCCCTATGGGTTACGGCAGGCATCCCCATCTCAATGTTGGCCTCCTGCGTTGTGCTGCTGGCATTGGGCCAAAGCATCAACATGATGTCGCTCTTCTCTTTCATCATGATGCTGGGGGTTATCGTCGATGACGCCATTGTCGTGGGGGAGGAAACCACCACCCGCTATCAGGCTGGAGATCCCGGGCCCGTTGCCGCACAAGGGGGCGGCAGCCGGATGCTGTTGCCCGTCACGGCGGCTTCGCTTACCACGGTAGCGGCCTTTGGCCCCATCCTGCTGATCGGCGGGGTAATCGGCCAGATGATGGGCGTTCTGCCACTGGTTGTTATCGCCGTTTTGACGGCGAGCTTTGTGGAATGTTTCTTCATTCTGCCCGGCCATCTGGCGCACTCCATGACACCCAGCCACAATCGAAACTGGAGCGTGCGTCGGGTCATTACCATCGGTCTTATTCTGCTGCTGCCGATGGTGCTTTTCTATGGTCTTTCGCCCGAGATGGTGGGTAAATTCGGCGGTGCGACCCAGTCTCTCTGGCAATGGCTGCATGGTCTGTTTGCGGAAGGCAGCATGGTTGCGCTCCTGGTGTTCATTGCCGTTGCTGCGGTTATCTCAACCCTTATCGAAGCGCTGCATGTGCGCAAGCTACGCCGTACCGATTTTCGCGCCAACCATGGCCGCATGAGTGAGAGCGCTTTTCGCAGAAAGTTCGACAAGGGCTTCAATGCGCTAAGGGATGGGCCGTTCCGCAAGATTGTGACCCTTTCCTATGATTGGCGCTACACGACGCTGGCCCTCTGCATCGCCGCAATGACAATCATGGGCGGCCTCGTAGCGGGAGGACGGGTCGGCTTTGTCTTCTTCCCTTCGGCAGAGGCAGAAACCGTCACCATTTCCATGACCTTCAATGTGGGCATTCTGGAAGAAGACGCCGTGAAAATCGCCAAGCGCGTGGATGATGTCGTCTATAAAACCGAGCAGGAAATCGGCAAGGGCGAACAACTGGTAATCGCTTCCTTTGTCACATTGGGACAGTCTGGCCGCACCACTGCTGACAATGTGGCGTCCCTGCGCCTGCGCTTGACGCCATCGGAACAGCGCACCATCCGCACACCAGCCTTCATTCGTGCCCTTAATCGCAACATGCCTGATATGGCCGGATTGAAACGCGCCTCCATTCGTGGGCAGCGCGGTGGCCCTCCGGGAGCCGATCTGGATATTCGCCTGACGGACGGCAGTCCGGAGGTGCTCAAGCGTGCGTCGCTTGATTTGCAGGAACGTCTTTCTGCCTATCCCGGCGTCAGCGAGCTTGATGACAACATGCCCTATGGCAAACCGGAATTGACGCTGGCCTTGACGCCTCGCGGACGCAGCCTTGGCTTTACCGCCCAGACAGTCGGCGAGCAGGTGCGAGATCTGATTGAAGGCCGCACCGCCCGAAAGCTGGCCATTCTGGATGAAGAGGTGGAAGTGCGTCTGAAGCGGCTTTCCCATGCCAATGTAGACAGTCTGCGTAGCCTGTGGCTGAAGAGTCCGCAAGGCACCTTCGTGCCTCTCACCGAAGTGGTCACGATCTCCGACCGGCAGGGCTTTTCCTCCATTCAACGCTTTGATGGCAAGACCACCATTGCTGTTACGGCTGATGTGGACGCAGAGGTGGTGACAGCAACCGAGTTGGTTGCCGAACTGGACCGGACCCTGATGCCTCAGGTCGCTAGCCAATATGGCATCGATTATCATTTCTCCGGTCGGAACGAAGAGCGTATGGATGCCTTTGCCGATCTGCGCATTGGTCTGATGATTGCGTTGGCGGCGATCTATATCATTCTGGCCTGGATCTTTGCCTCTTACACGCGCCCCTTCGCGATCATGATGATCATCCCCTTCGGGCTGGTTGGTGCCATCCTCGGGCATTATCTGCTCGGCTTCCAGTTGACCATTCTGTCCCTGATCGGCCTGTTGGGGCTTGCGGGCATTCTTGTCAATGACTCGATCATTCTGGTCAGCCGTCTGGATGAGCGCATCGCTCATGGACAGACCATACGTCACGCAGCGATCGGGGCAAGTTGCGACCGCTTGCGGGCTGTTGTGCTGACCTCGCTCACCACAGTGGGAGGTTTGGCTCCGATGCTGTTTGAAACCTCTCCGCAGGCCCAGTTCCTCAAGCCCATGGCGATCACCATCGTCTTCGGACTGGCTGTGGCCACCCTGTTCGTGCTGTTTCTGGTGCCAAGCCTGTTTGGCGTCGGCGGAGACATCAAGCGAGGCCTGACCTTCCTGTTGCATGGCAACAAAGGGGCCGCCGAGCATAGTCCGGCGGAATAG
- a CDS encoding ATP-binding cassette domain-containing protein, which yields MTNTQTNRMPQEPMMLEEVKIRLSGDCLIHLSLSVAAGEVVTIMGPSGSGKSTLLAYIGGFLPPAFEGAGRVWLDGQDVSSLPAERRHIGILFQDPLLFPHLSVGGNLAFGLTRDVKGRAARKARVCEALEAINMAGFEGRDPETLSGGQKARVALARTLLSQPRALLLDEPFSKLDADLRVRMRHHVFERARSEGLPTLLVTHDEADARAAQGRIIRLAPNGMVG from the coding sequence ATGACGAACACACAGACCAACAGAATGCCACAAGAGCCGATGATGCTCGAAGAGGTGAAAATTCGTCTTTCGGGCGACTGCCTGATCCATCTTTCTCTCTCTGTTGCTGCTGGCGAAGTGGTGACCATCATGGGGCCGTCCGGCTCTGGTAAATCCACGCTGCTGGCCTATATAGGCGGATTTCTGCCTCCCGCCTTTGAGGGGGCAGGGCGGGTGTGGCTTGATGGTCAGGATGTCTCTTCCTTGCCCGCCGAGCGGCGCCATATCGGAATTCTGTTCCAAGATCCCTTGCTCTTCCCCCATCTCTCCGTTGGAGGCAATCTGGCCTTCGGGCTGACCCGTGACGTCAAAGGGCGGGCTGCAAGAAAGGCGCGTGTTTGCGAGGCGCTGGAGGCCATCAATATGGCGGGCTTTGAAGGGCGCGATCCTGAGACCCTCTCAGGCGGTCAGAAGGCACGGGTCGCCTTGGCGCGCACCCTGCTTTCCCAACCGCGCGCCCTGTTGCTGGATGAACCTTTCTCCAAGCTCGATGCAGATTTGCGCGTCCGTATGCGACATCATGTGTTCGAACGGGCGCGATCGGAAGGCCTGCCTACTCTGTTGGTGACCCATGACGAGGCAGACGCCAGAGCCGCGCAAGGACGCATCATTCGCCTTGCACCAAACGGCATGGTTGGATGA
- a CDS encoding ABC transporter substrate-binding protein, producing the protein MIARPLTAGYSKARITALPPRQTRLTVLKKAVLAAAFAALPSMVQAGAVDVKDWPAVLEKAKGQTVYFHAWGGADRINAYIDWAGAKVKERYGVTVKHVKVGDTANVVSQIIAEKTAGKEDGGSVDLVWINGENFASLKEKGLLLPMSWAPDLPNYQFADVKGKPTLTTDFTVPTDGLESPWGMAQLSFYYDSAITKEVPKSATALLDWAKAHPGRFAYPKPPDFLGSTFLKQLALELADDPSVLSRPVTEESYEAVSDKLFAYLDALHPYLWREAKAFPDNVSSLKNLLADGEIEIAFTFNPGDASAAIANDELPDTVRSFTFEGGTIGNSHFVAIPFNANAKEGAMVLADFLLSPEAQARKQDPAIWGDPTVLDITSLTEKDKARFDALELGVATLKPEDFGPALPEPHASWMERLEKDWTSHYGVQ; encoded by the coding sequence ATGATCGCACGGCCTTTGACTGCGGGCTATTCCAAGGCGCGTATCACTGCCCTTCCTCCCCGCCAAACGCGATTGACTGTCTTGAAAAAGGCTGTGCTGGCAGCTGCCTTTGCGGCCTTACCATCCATGGTGCAGGCCGGAGCCGTCGATGTAAAAGACTGGCCTGCCGTGCTGGAAAAAGCCAAGGGGCAAACGGTCTATTTCCACGCATGGGGTGGGGCTGATCGCATCAATGCCTATATCGATTGGGCGGGAGCGAAGGTGAAAGAGCGCTATGGCGTCACCGTCAAGCATGTCAAGGTGGGGGACACGGCCAATGTGGTTTCCCAGATCATCGCAGAAAAAACAGCTGGCAAGGAAGATGGTGGCTCGGTTGATCTGGTCTGGATCAATGGCGAGAATTTCGCATCCCTGAAGGAAAAGGGATTGCTTCTGCCCATGAGCTGGGCGCCGGATCTGCCCAATTATCAATTTGCCGATGTCAAAGGCAAGCCAACCCTTACGACAGATTTCACCGTGCCAACCGATGGGCTGGAAAGCCCATGGGGCATGGCGCAGCTGTCTTTCTATTATGATAGCGCCATTACTAAAGAGGTGCCGAAGTCTGCCACAGCATTGCTCGATTGGGCCAAGGCGCATCCGGGGCGTTTCGCCTATCCGAAGCCACCGGATTTTCTTGGTTCCACCTTCCTCAAGCAATTGGCTCTTGAGCTGGCGGATGATCCGTCCGTGCTCTCCCGTCCGGTGACAGAGGAAAGTTACGAGGCCGTGTCCGATAAACTCTTCGCCTATCTTGATGCGTTGCATCCCTATCTCTGGCGCGAAGCAAAGGCCTTTCCGGACAATGTGTCGAGCCTGAAGAATCTGCTGGCTGATGGTGAAATCGAAATCGCCTTCACCTTTAATCCCGGTGATGCCTCTGCGGCCATTGCCAATGATGAATTGCCCGACACGGTGCGCTCCTTCACCTTTGAAGGGGGAACCATCGGCAACAGTCATTTTGTAGCCATCCCCTTTAACGCCAATGCAAAGGAAGGGGCGATGGTGCTCGCCGACTTCCTGCTTTCCCCTGAGGCGCAGGCTCGCAAGCAGGATCCCGCCATCTGGGGCGACCCAACGGTTCTGGATATCACCAGCTTGACTGAGAAAGACAAGGCTCGCTTTGATGCGCTGGAGCTTGGCGTGGCGACACTGAAGCCGGAAGACTTCGGCCCCGCTCTGCCAGAGCCCCATGCCTCATGGATGGAGCGGCTGGAGAAAGACTGGACCAGCCATTACGGCGTGCAGTGA